The Streptomyces sp. NBC_00576 genome contains the following window.
CGAACTGTTCCAGCCGCTTGACGGATTCCGAGGGAGGAAACGAGTCCAAGAGTGCCTTGAACGTCTCATACATGTCGTCGAATTCATCGGTCATGGGAGTCGACCGTTCCCCGCTCTCGTTCGCTGAGCCGTTCGCACCCCGGAGTACTTCTGCCATCGAGGATCGCTTCATGGATGGCACAGCACTGAGAGGTGCTCATCGGCCCGTCACCTTCGTACAGGACCTACACACTATTGGGTGAGTTGGGTGCGGATAAGGGAAAGCGGCGCCCCCGATCGATTTTCACGCCGGCGATTGCGAACTCCCGGTGGAGCGCCCGCCGATGCCTGCCCGCCATGGAGGACGAGTCGGGGCCGAGAGGTTTGATTCAGGGACCACCCAGCGTTTGACGCTTGGAAGCCACGGCCACAGCGATCTGGCGCACGACATCCTCGGCGGACTCGTGTTCCCAGAACCTCAAGACAGTCCAGCCCGCAGAACGCAGGAGCTCGGTCGTCTCACGATCACGTGCCATGTTCTTGTCGAGTTTGGCGCGCCACCAGTCCGCATTCGCCTTCGGCTGGGTTGCATGCTGGGGGCAGCCGTGCCAGAAACAGCCGTCCATGAAGATGGCGACCTTGGTCTTGCCGAAGACGATGTCGATCGTCCGCTGTGCCGCGCCGGGCACGGGAACGTTCACTCGGTAACGCATCCCCGCAGAGTGCAGGAGTCGCCGTACCGCGACCTCGGGAGCCGTGTCGCGAGAACTCTGTCGGCTCATGCGGGCGGAGACGGAGGGAGAAGACGGGTCAGGGGCAGGCACGGAGGCATTCTGCCGGCGTTTGTGGTCTGGTGGTCCGAATAAGCGATCATTCTTCCCTGGATGTGGAGGCCCTCCGGGGGGTCTCCACACCCACGTGGTGCGCCGATCGCGTCGAGTGTCGTGGCCGTCGCTCCTGATCGGACAGAGGTGGTCCGCTTGAGCGCATGAGTGCGGACGATGGCGGCGGTGAGGTTCACCGCCAGTGCGGCTAGTTCATCCCTCTCCGTCAGTCGCCATTGCTAGGAGGTGAGAGCGCATCGCAGTCCGCCTCACGCCTCTTATTGATCACGGTTATCTCGGCGAAGAGGTCGGCAGGCAAGCCGTCGCCCCGCCAGACGTACAACCCGCCATCTCAGGACCCCGCCCCCACCCCCGCGCTATCGCGCAAGAACCCCGCAAAAGCCAAGGCGGCCGGGGTAAGCACATGGTCGTTCATGCGGACGAGGAGAATGCGGCGTACCGGGGCCGGGGGTTGTAGCGGCAGGATGCTGACGCCGCCTCGGATGCCTTCCAGGGCGAGGGTGGGGGCGAGGGCGACGCCGATGCCGGCGGCGACCATGGCCTGGGCCTCCTGGTAGTCGTGGGCCTCGTAGGCGATCTGCGGCTCGAAACCGGCCGCGTGGCAGCTGCGGGCGAGAGCCTCGGCCACCGGGTGGTTCTCGGCGCGGGTGATCCAGGGGTCGTTCGCGAAGTCGGCGAGGGCGGCCAAGGGGCGGCCGGCGAGCGGGTGGTCGTTGCTGACGAGGAGCGCCGGGGGGTCGTCGACGAGTGACGTGACGACGATGTCCTCGCGGTCGATGCGGTTCCAGTCGTAGTCCCACATCAGGGACATCTCGATCTCCCGGTTCTCCAGCAACGCCCACAGGCCAGCGATACGGGCGCTGCGCACCGCCAGCCGTACGTCCGGATGCGCTTCGCGGAAGGCGATCACGGCTCGCGGGAGGAGGGAGGCGCCGACGGTGGGGAAGGTGCCGACCCGGAGGGTGCCCGCGCGCAGTCCCGCGAAGTCGGCGAGCTCGTTCTCCGCGGCCGTCAGCTCGCGCTCGATCCGCGCCCCGCGTTCGGCCAGGGCGCGGCCCGCGTCGGTGAGTGTGACCCCCCGCGCATGGCGCTCCAGCAGGGGCTGTCCTGCCTCCGCCTCCAGGCGGCTGACCTGCTGGGACACCGCTGACGGCGTGTAGTTGAGGGCCCGTGCGGTCGCGGTGACCGAGCCCCGGCGGGCGACCTGGGTGAAGAGCAGGATGCGCCGGACGTCGAGCATCACGTCACCTCCAGCGTTAATTTCAACTTAATACCCGTGCAGATTTCCGAGATTGTACTTCACGCTCTCCGCCTCCACTGTGGATCGCATCCCGCACGGAAGTGCCGTCGGGGCTTCCATGAGGAGTCTGTTGTGTTGCGTCTGCAGGGCGAGATGATCCGCGGCGGGACCAGCAAGTGCTGGATCTTCGACCACCACGACGTGGTGGCGACCGGCGTGGACGCCGACACCCTGTTGCTCGCCGCCTACAACGCCGCCGACCCCCGCCAGATCGACGGCGTCGGCGGTGCCTCCTCGACCACTTCCAAGGCCGCGATCGTCCGGGCCTCGGCCGAGCCGGGCGTCGACGTCGAGTACGCCTTCGCGCAGGTCGGCATCGGTGACGAGCGCGTGGAGTGGGCCAGCAACTGCGGCAACTGCGCCACCGCCGTCGCCCTGTACGCCGTACACAACGGCCTGGTGCCGATCACTTCGGAGACCACCAGGGTGCGGATGCGCAACGTCAACACCGGAGCCCGCCTGACCGGCGCCATCCCCACCCCTGGCCGTACGGCCCCTGACGAGGGCACAGCCGCGGTGCCCGGTACCGCCGCGCTCGGTGTGCCGGTCCTGCTCGGCTTCGAGGACCCGGCGGGTTCGACCACGGGCCGCGCCCTGCCGACGGGCCGCGCCGTGGACACCCTGACCGGCCCGGCCGGCCGGATCGAGGCGTCTCTGGTCGACGCCGGAGCCCCGGCCGCGCTGTTCGAGGCCAAGGCGTTCGGCCTCCAGGGCACCGAGTCCCTGACGGAGTTCGCCGCGGCGGTGCCCGCGCTCACCGTGCTGCGCCGGCAGGCCGCCCTGGCCATGGGGCTGGTCAAGGAGGACGATCCCGTCAGCCACGCCGTGCCGAAGGTCGGCGTCGTCGCCC
Protein-coding sequences here:
- a CDS encoding very short patch repair endonuclease; amino-acid sequence: MSRQSSRDTAPEVAVRRLLHSAGMRYRVNVPVPGAAQRTIDIVFGKTKVAIFMDGCFWHGCPQHATQPKANADWWRAKLDKNMARDRETTELLRSAGWTVLRFWEHESAEDVVRQIAVAVASKRQTLGGP
- a CDS encoding LysR family transcriptional regulator; protein product: MLDVRRILLFTQVARRGSVTATARALNYTPSAVSQQVSRLEAEAGQPLLERHARGVTLTDAGRALAERGARIERELTAAENELADFAGLRAGTLRVGTFPTVGASLLPRAVIAFREAHPDVRLAVRSARIAGLWALLENREIEMSLMWDYDWNRIDREDIVVTSLVDDPPALLVSNDHPLAGRPLAALADFANDPWITRAENHPVAEALARSCHAAGFEPQIAYEAHDYQEAQAMVAAGIGVALAPTLALEGIRGGVSILPLQPPAPVRRILLVRMNDHVLTPAALAFAGFLRDSAGVGAGS
- a CDS encoding PrpF domain-containing protein, yielding MLRLQGEMIRGGTSKCWIFDHHDVVATGVDADTLLLAAYNAADPRQIDGVGGASSTTSKAAIVRASAEPGVDVEYAFAQVGIGDERVEWASNCGNCATAVALYAVHNGLVPITSETTRVRMRNVNTGARLTGAIPTPGRTAPDEGTAAVPGTAALGVPVLLGFEDPAGSTTGRALPTGRAVDTLTGPAGRIEASLVDAGAPAALFEAKAFGLQGTESLTEFAAAVPALTVLRRQAALAMGLVKEDDPVSHAVPKVGVVARPAAYRTTDGTPVAPDEYDLAVRMVSMHAPHPAIGLTSAVALATAAATPGTLAHRVARQTADGTLRLGTPAGVITAQAVPAADGTSPTVLLHRAARRIARAELLVPVLEGRPA